From a region of the Besnoitia besnoiti strain Bb-Ger1 chromosome I, whole genome shotgun sequence genome:
- a CDS encoding histone H2AX (encoded by transcript BESB_002320), giving the protein MSSKGAGGRKKTSSGKKMSRSAKAGLQFPVSRIGRYLKKGRFAKRVGVGAPVYLAAVLEYLCAEILELAGNAARDHKKTRIIPRHIQLAVRNDEELSKFLGGVTIASGGVMPHVHAVLLPKQSKSKKGKPGVSQEF; this is encoded by the coding sequence ATGTCGTCCAAAGGTGCCGGAGGTCGCAAGAAGACCAGCAGCGGCAAGAAAATGTCGCGCTCGGCCAAGGCTGGTCTGCAGTTCCCGGTGTCCCGTATTGGAAGATATTTGAAGAAGGGACGTTTTGCGAAACGGGTTGGCGTGGGTGCACCCGTCTACCTTGCAGCGGTGCTGGAGTACCTCTGCGCGGAAATCCTGGAGTTGGCGGGCAATGCCGCACGCGACCACAAGAAAACACGTATCATTCCCCGCCACATTCAACTCGCCGTCCGCAATGACGAAGAACTCAGCAAGTTTCTCGGAGGCGTGACAATCGCGAGCGGTGGTGTGATGCCTCACGTCCACGCTGTTCTGCTCCCCAAGCAGAGCAAGTCAAAGAAGGGTAAACCTGGCGTGTCTCAGGAGTTCTAA